The proteins below come from a single Alphaproteobacteria bacterium genomic window:
- the rpsB gene encoding 30S ribosomal protein S2 — translation MSSFSFSMRQLLEAGVHFGHHTRRWNPKMAPYIFGVRNNIHIIDLGQTVPLLRQALETVRSTTANGGRVLFVGTKRQASDKVAEAAKRCGQYYVNHRWLGGMLSNWKTISHSIKRLRDLEERLTNDVAGLTKKELLQLTRQRDKLERALGGIKEMGGQPDVLFIIDTIKERIAIAEANKLGIPVIAIIDSNSDPQGVDYPIPGNDDATRAINLYCDLMAEAVLDGLQQEAIASGIDVGDAENLPNEKIPEVEEQLVKESSIA, via the coding sequence ATGAGTTCATTTAGTTTTTCTATGCGTCAGCTTTTAGAAGCTGGTGTTCATTTTGGTCATCATACAAGACGTTGGAATCCCAAAATGGCCCCCTATATTTTTGGGGTTCGTAACAATATTCACATTATTGATCTTGGTCAAACTGTTCCTTTATTACGTCAAGCTTTAGAAACAGTTAGAAGTACTACAGCAAATGGGGGACGTGTATTATTTGTTGGGACCAAACGTCAAGCCAGTGATAAGGTTGCTGAGGCGGCAAAACGTTGTGGTCAATATTATGTTAATCACCGTTGGCTTGGAGGAATGTTATCAAACTGGAAAACTATTTCCCATTCAATTAAACGTCTAAGAGATTTAGAAGAACGTCTTACTAATGATGTTGCTGGATTGACAAAAAAAGAGCTTTTACAATTAACAAGACAGCGCGATAAATTGGAGCGGGCTTTGGGTGGTATTAAAGAGATGGGTGGACAGCCTGATGTCCTTTTTATTATTGATACAATTAAAGAAAGAATTGCCATTGCTGAAGCCAATAAATTAGGTATTCCTGTTATTGCTATTATAGATAGTAATTCAGATCCTCAAGGTGTTGATTATCCAATACCAGGTAATGATGATGCGACGCGTGCGATTAATCTTTATTGTGATTTGATGGCAGAAGCGGTTTTAGATGGGCTTCAACAAGAAGCAATTGCATCTGGTATTGATGTTGGTGATGCAGAAAATTTACCTAATGAAAAAATACCAGAAGTGGAAGAACAGTTAGTTAAAGAATCTTCTATAGCTTAA
- a CDS encoding methyltransferase domain-containing protein, whose translation MHVFDRKILTLHRNRAAQKDPLNNFLFVQGSEFLIDKLADIQRSFTSILELGCRRGEIVDLLVKQYPIDLYIQTDLSYLMCYQAQRKRHKFLCTVCLDEENLPFRPHIFDLIISNLNLHWINDLPGCLAQIYHLLKPDGLFLASVFGGQTLNLLREVLLQAESEITGGASPRVIPFIDLQTAGNLMQRAGFNLSVTDSQLITVQYKNLFTLMHDLQAMGENNNLLARFSGITNRKIFLRAAEIYKKKLNQNGSEIIEANFEIINFLGWRPHSSQPKPLKPGSATINLADFLSD comes from the coding sequence ATGCATGTTTTTGATCGAAAAATCCTAACTTTACATCGCAACCGCGCAGCACAAAAAGATCCTTTGAATAATTTTCTTTTTGTTCAAGGTTCTGAATTTTTAATTGATAAACTTGCTGATATTCAAAGATCATTTACCTCAATTCTTGAATTAGGATGCCGTCGTGGGGAAATTGTTGATCTTTTGGTTAAACAATATCCAATTGATCTTTATATTCAAACGGATCTGTCCTATTTAATGTGTTATCAAGCGCAAAGAAAACGCCATAAATTTCTATGTACGGTGTGTTTGGATGAAGAAAATCTTCCTTTTCGTCCCCATATATTTGATTTAATTATTAGCAATTTAAATCTCCATTGGATTAATGATTTGCCTGGCTGTTTGGCACAAATTTACCATTTGTTAAAACCTGATGGCTTATTTTTAGCTTCTGTTTTTGGGGGACAAACATTAAATTTGCTAAGAGAAGTATTGCTCCAGGCTGAAAGTGAAATTACGGGAGGTGCAAGTCCAAGAGTGATCCCATTTATTGATTTGCAAACTGCGGGTAATTTGATGCAGCGGGCTGGGTTTAACCTTTCTGTAACCGATAGCCAACTTATTACAGTGCAATATAAAAATCTATTTACTCTTATGCATGATTTGCAAGCTATGGGTGAAAATAATAATCTTTTAGCTAGGTTTTCTGGTATTACAAATCGTAAGATATTTTTAAGAGCTGCTGAAATATATAAGAAAAAACTTAATCAAAATGGTTCCGAAATTATTGAAGCCAATTTTGAAATTATTAATTTTTTAGGATGGCGTCCCCATTCTTCTCAACCTAAACCCCTAAAACCTGGAAGTGCTACAATAAATCTGGCTGATTTTTTATCAGACTAA
- the tsf gene encoding translation elongation factor Ts, whose translation MTEVSASLVKELRELSGAGMMDCKKALNATAGNIESAIDWLRKKGLSSAAGKAGRIAADGLVGLAIEGTQAALVEVNAETDFVARNQEFQQFVENVSKLALKANDTENLKKTSYLTTNTSVEEQLVHLIAKIGENLSLRRLAKLSVKQGVIAGYIHNAQTPNLGKIGVLVALESEVNSDELKTLGKQLAMHIAATSPLALSIKDLDFKLIEHEKSIFAEQAKISGKPDNIVEKMVEGRLRKYYEEVVLLEQTFVIDGESKIKSVIENLSKKAGKPVHLTGFVRMALGEGIQKEEKDFANEVAAQLK comes from the coding sequence ATGACCGAAGTTTCTGCGTCACTAGTCAAAGAATTGCGTGAGCTTTCTGGTGCTGGCATGATGGATTGTAAAAAAGCTTTAAATGCAACAGCTGGAAATATTGAATCTGCTATAGATTGGTTGCGAAAAAAAGGGTTATCTTCTGCAGCGGGTAAAGCAGGTAGAATTGCAGCAGATGGTTTGGTCGGTTTAGCTATTGAGGGTACGCAAGCTGCTCTTGTTGAAGTTAATGCAGAAACAGACTTTGTGGCACGTAATCAAGAATTTCAGCAATTTGTTGAAAATGTATCTAAGCTTGCTTTAAAGGCTAATGATACAGAAAACCTTAAAAAAACTTCTTATTTAACAACCAATACATCTGTTGAAGAACAGCTTGTGCATTTGATTGCTAAAATAGGAGAAAATTTATCTTTACGCCGTCTGGCTAAATTATCTGTGAAACAAGGTGTTATTGCAGGATATATTCATAATGCCCAAACTCCTAATCTAGGTAAAATTGGGGTTCTTGTTGCCCTTGAATCGGAAGTGAATTCTGATGAATTAAAAACGTTAGGCAAACAACTTGCTATGCATATTGCTGCAACATCGCCTTTGGCTTTATCTATCAAAGATTTAGATTTTAAACTTATTGAACATGAAAAAAGTATTTTTGCAGAACAAGCAAAAATTTCTGGAAAACCAGATAATATTGTTGAAAAAATGGTTGAAGGTAGGTTACGTAAATATTACGAAGAAGTTGTTTTATTAGAACAGACCTTTGTTATAGATGGTGAAAGCAAAATTAAATCCGTGATTGAAAACTTATCTAAAAAAGCTGGCAAGCCTGTACATCTAACAGGGTTTGTAAGAATGGCTTTGGGTGAAGGTATACAAAAAGAAGAAAAAGATTTTGCTAACGAAGTTGCAGCTCAATTAAAATAG
- a CDS encoding TRAP transporter large permease subunit, with translation MDVHTIGEFLALGMFLATIFAVLIGYPVAFTLAGIGLLFALIGYKFGAFEFSLLTGIASRYFGTMVNEVLVAVPLFVFMGVMLERSKIAEALLETMGQLFGSLRGGLGISVIIVGALLAASTGIVGATVVTMGLLSLPAMLRAGYDPKLATGIICASGTLGQIIPPSTVLIFIADFLQSANATAQMAKGNFTPEPVSVGDLFIGAFIPGLILSLLYIAWVAIKAIFEPSSAPALIMTAEQKKQLPTKVIIALFPPLLLIIAVLGSIIAGIASPTESASVGAVGSIILALCKRQFSLDVLRQVMRSTLRISSMVFVILLGASVFSLVFRGLGGEKIVHDILSSIPGGEISAILAVMTLMFILGFFLDTFEIIFIVVPITAPVLLSFENVNPIWLGVMFGVNLQTSFLTPPFGFSLFYLRGVAPKNVTTTHIYKGIVPFVILQIIGLGMLWIFPGLATWLPNKIYQENQIGIEQQQNQKGGFIEPDIIEPDINDLVPAQ, from the coding sequence ATGGATGTTCATACAATAGGCGAGTTTTTAGCGCTTGGTATGTTTTTAGCAACTATTTTTGCTGTTTTAATTGGATATCCAGTAGCTTTTACTTTAGCTGGTATTGGCTTATTGTTTGCCTTAATTGGGTATAAATTTGGTGCGTTTGAATTCTCGTTGTTAACTGGTATTGCCTCTCGTTATTTTGGTACAATGGTTAACGAAGTGTTGGTAGCAGTCCCATTATTTGTTTTTATGGGGGTTATGTTAGAACGTTCTAAAATTGCTGAAGCACTTTTAGAAACCATGGGACAGCTTTTTGGTTCATTGCGTGGTGGCCTTGGTATTTCAGTAATCATTGTTGGCGCTTTATTAGCTGCTTCGACAGGTATAGTAGGAGCCACGGTTGTCACAATGGGGTTATTAAGTTTACCTGCTATGTTACGAGCTGGATATGACCCAAAATTAGCCACAGGTATTATTTGTGCATCAGGTACTTTAGGACAAATTATACCTCCATCAACAGTATTAATTTTTATTGCAGATTTTTTACAAAGTGCAAACGCAACAGCACAAATGGCCAAAGGTAATTTTACACCAGAACCTGTTTCTGTAGGTGATCTTTTTATAGGTGCATTTATTCCTGGGTTAATTTTATCCTTACTTTATATTGCTTGGGTTGCGATAAAGGCTATATTTGAACCATCTTCTGCGCCTGCTTTGATTATGACGGCGGAACAAAAGAAGCAATTGCCCACGAAAGTTATTATTGCTCTATTTCCACCCCTTTTATTAATTATAGCAGTTTTGGGTTCTATCATTGCTGGGATTGCATCACCAACAGAATCAGCATCAGTAGGTGCGGTAGGTTCGATCATTTTAGCTCTATGTAAAAGACAATTCTCATTAGATGTCTTAAGACAAGTTATGCGGTCAACTTTACGTATTAGTTCGATGGTATTTGTAATTCTTTTGGGAGCATCTGTTTTTTCTTTAGTATTCCGAGGGTTGGGAGGAGAAAAAATTGTTCATGACATTTTATCTTCTATACCAGGTGGAGAAATTTCAGCTATTTTAGCAGTGATGACTTTAATGTTTATCTTGGGTTTTTTTCTTGATACTTTTGAAATTATTTTTATTGTCGTGCCTATTACAGCACCAGTTTTGCTTTCTTTTGAAAATGTAAACCCAATATGGTTAGGTGTCATGTTTGGTGTAAATTTGCAAACTAGCTTTTTGACCCCACCTTTTGGTTTTTCTTTATTTTATCTTCGAGGTGTTGCACCCAAAAATGTTACAACTACACATATCTATAAGGGCATTGTGCCTTTTGTTATATTACAAATAATTGGTCTTGGTATGTTATGGATTTTTCCTGGTTTAGCTACTTGGCTTCCTAATAAAATTTATCAAGAAAATCAAATAGGTATTGAGCAGCAACAAAATCAAAAGGGTGGTTTTATAGAACCTGATATTATAGAACCTGATATTAATGATCTTGTTCCCGCACAATAA
- a CDS encoding TRAP transporter substrate-binding protein, which produces MAKVKRRDLIIGTAVGITALATNFPKPALSQGLMEWKMVTSWPKGLPGLGTGAERLAKRISDLSNGRLTIKVYSAGELVPALQCFDAVASGTAEMSHDGSYYHLSKSAGCGFFSAVPFGMTANELNAWVYFGGGQELWDNLYDGFGLKGFLAGNTGVQMGGWFKKEIKSVNDLKGLKFRMPGQGGQALTKLGVTVVNVAGGEIFANLQSGAIDGAEWVGPYNDLSLGFYKVATNYYWPGFHEPGTGLQCMINKSKLSSLPQDLQEIIDICCKAENDYMLAEFNAQSATSLQSLIKDHGVKLRQFPKDVLQAFGNASGEVMQEILDKGDEKSKKIAQSYLAFRDKVKEWTRISEQAYTNARLLDFKYPN; this is translated from the coding sequence ATGGCTAAAGTTAAAAGAAGAGATTTAATTATTGGAACTGCCGTTGGAATTACAGCACTTGCAACCAATTTTCCTAAACCTGCTCTTTCCCAAGGGTTAATGGAATGGAAAATGGTTACAAGTTGGCCCAAAGGACTACCTGGATTAGGGACTGGGGCCGAACGACTTGCAAAACGTATTAGTGATTTAAGTAATGGGCGATTAACAATTAAAGTATATTCTGCAGGCGAACTTGTCCCTGCCTTACAATGTTTTGATGCTGTTGCTTCTGGTACAGCAGAAATGAGCCACGATGGTTCATATTATCATCTTAGCAAATCTGCTGGGTGCGGATTTTTTAGCGCTGTACCTTTTGGTATGACCGCAAATGAATTGAATGCCTGGGTTTATTTTGGAGGCGGACAAGAATTATGGGATAATCTTTATGATGGTTTTGGTCTTAAAGGTTTTTTAGCAGGTAATACAGGGGTCCAAATGGGCGGCTGGTTTAAAAAAGAAATTAAATCAGTTAATGATTTAAAAGGTTTAAAATTTCGTATGCCTGGTCAAGGTGGTCAAGCATTAACCAAACTTGGCGTTACAGTTGTTAATGTTGCAGGGGGAGAAATTTTTGCAAATCTTCAATCAGGTGCGATTGACGGTGCAGAATGGGTTGGACCATATAATGATTTATCTTTAGGTTTTTATAAAGTAGCAACTAATTACTATTGGCCCGGATTTCATGAACCTGGTACAGGATTACAATGCATGATCAATAAATCAAAGCTTTCTTCCTTGCCCCAAGATCTCCAAGAAATAATTGATATTTGCTGTAAAGCAGAAAATGATTATATGTTAGCTGAATTTAATGCTCAAAGTGCCACTTCTTTACAAAGTCTTATTAAAGATCATGGGGTAAAATTACGCCAATTTCCTAAAGATGTGCTTCAAGCTTTTGGTAATGCATCTGGCGAAGTTATGCAAGAAATATTGGATAAAGGTGATGAAAAAAGCAAAAAAATTGCTCAATCTTATTTAGCGTTCCGAGATAAAGTAAAAGAGTGGACTAGAATATCAGAACAAGCTTATACCAATGCAAGGCTTTTAGATTTTAAATATCCAAATTAA
- a CDS encoding TRAP transporter small permease subunit codes for MRFLVLTIKSIDTLNEYMGRFISWLTLGTVLTCFLVVILRYIFSMGFVWMQELYVWQHAVVFMIGAGYTFLHNDHVRVDIFYSPMSQKSRAWTDLFGTLFFLFPWLGVIFWFGWSFISLSWQLKESSSQAGGLQGFFLLKLVIFIFCILVGLQGISLFLKSLLIILGFEKYIIKAEEAKPIA; via the coding sequence ATGAGATTTTTAGTTCTTACTATCAAATCTATTGATACATTAAATGAATATATGGGACGTTTCATTTCTTGGCTTACTTTAGGAACAGTTCTTACTTGTTTCTTAGTAGTAATTCTACGCTATATTTTTTCTATGGGTTTTGTATGGATGCAAGAATTATATGTATGGCAGCATGCTGTCGTTTTTATGATTGGGGCAGGTTATACATTTTTACATAATGATCATGTTCGTGTGGATATTTTTTATTCTCCTATGTCTCAAAAATCTAGGGCTTGGACAGATTTATTTGGTACATTATTTTTCCTTTTTCCTTGGTTAGGTGTTATTTTCTGGTTTGGTTGGTCTTTTATAAGTTTATCTTGGCAATTAAAAGAAAGTTCATCTCAAGCAGGCGGATTACAAGGATTTTTTTTATTAAAATTAGTTATTTTTATTTTTTGTATTTTGGTTGGTTTGCAAGGTATTTCTTTATTTTTGAAAAGCCTTTTAATTATCTTGGGATTTGAAAAATATATTATAAAAGCAGAAGAAGCTAAGCCAATAGCTTAA